Proteins from a single region of Aquamicrobium lusatiense:
- a CDS encoding site-specific integrase: MGETGPGHADLEHDSPDQAGQQQAGTASVPETQGAGAALPAHLQNLAERARHYVDAAASPNTRRAYAADWAHFTSWCRRQGLASMPPDPQIVGLYVTALAAGTADDAPGRPARRAAAKKPHAVSTIERRLSALAWNYSQRGLILDRKDRHIATVMAGIRNRHAAPPRQKEAILPEDLIAMLETLDRGTLRGLRDRAMLLLGFAGALRRSEIVGLDCGRDQTEDGRGWIEVLDGGLLITLRGKTGWREVEIGRGSADATCPVVALQTWLNLARIAHGPLFRRVTGQGRKVGPGRLNDQEVARLVKRAALAAGVRGDLSEKDRPALFAGHSLRAGLASSAEAEERHLQKQLGHASAEMTRKYQRRRDRFRINLTKAAGL; this comes from the coding sequence CTGGGTGAGACCGGTCCGGGTCATGCCGATTTGGAACATGATAGCCCCGATCAAGCCGGGCAGCAGCAGGCCGGCACAGCTTCCGTGCCGGAAACGCAGGGTGCCGGGGCCGCGCTGCCCGCGCATCTGCAAAACCTTGCCGAGCGGGCGCGTCATTATGTCGATGCCGCCGCCTCGCCCAATACGCGCCGGGCGTACGCCGCCGACTGGGCGCATTTTACCAGCTGGTGCCGGCGTCAGGGACTTGCCTCCATGCCGCCCGATCCGCAGATCGTCGGCCTCTACGTCACCGCCCTGGCCGCGGGAACCGCAGATGACGCGCCCGGCCGGCCGGCCAGACGCGCGGCGGCCAAAAAGCCGCATGCCGTTTCCACCATCGAGCGGCGCCTGTCGGCTCTGGCATGGAACTATTCGCAGCGCGGCCTGATCCTCGACCGCAAGGACCGCCACATCGCCACAGTCATGGCCGGCATCCGCAACCGCCACGCCGCCCCTCCCCGCCAGAAGGAAGCGATCCTGCCGGAGGATCTGATCGCCATGCTGGAAACGCTCGATCGCGGCACGCTGCGCGGCCTGCGCGACCGGGCCATGCTGCTGCTTGGCTTCGCGGGCGCCCTGCGCCGTTCCGAGATCGTCGGGCTCGACTGCGGCCGCGACCAGACCGAGGACGGGCGCGGCTGGATCGAGGTGCTGGACGGCGGACTGCTCATTACCCTGCGCGGCAAGACCGGCTGGCGCGAGGTCGAGATCGGACGCGGTTCCGCCGATGCCACCTGTCCCGTCGTTGCCCTGCAGACCTGGCTGAACCTCGCCCGCATCGCCCACGGCCCCCTGTTTCGCCGGGTCACCGGACAGGGCAGGAAGGTCGGCCCCGGCCGTCTCAACGATCAGGAGGTGGCCCGTCTGGTCAAGCGCGCCGCACTTGCCGCCGGGGTTCGCGGCGATCTCTCCGAAAAGGACCGCCCTGCCCTGTTCGCCGGACACTCCCTCAGAGCAGGCCTCGCCTCGTCGGCCGAGGCCGAAGAGCGGCATCTGCAAAAGCAGCTTGGCCACGCCTCCGCCGAGATGACCCGCAAATATCAGCGCCG
- the otsB gene encoding trehalose-phosphatase, with translation MHGHGRSSCSLPEDAFGLALFLDIDGTLLDIAQTPEAVVVPPGLPESLKRLAERLEGALALITGRSIGTVDALFRLPATAVSGLHGAEWRGADGRTATIATTEAFELARRHLRRQTADMPGVVFEDKGAAIAAHYRLAPEREAQVRELMEAIAGPVVDGWELQEGKQVVELRPRGRDKGDALVFFMSETPFRGRRPVAVGDDVTDEAMFAAANRLDGLSVRVGLDGRQSLARGRVRAPSDVRDWLARISA, from the coding sequence TTGCACGGGCATGGCCGGTCGTCCTGCTCCCTTCCGGAAGATGCCTTTGGCCTCGCGCTCTTTCTGGACATAGACGGCACGCTTCTCGACATCGCGCAGACGCCCGAAGCGGTCGTGGTGCCTCCCGGCCTGCCCGAAAGCCTGAAGCGGCTGGCGGAGCGGCTGGAGGGGGCGCTGGCGCTGATCACCGGCAGGTCGATCGGCACCGTCGACGCGCTTTTTAGGCTTCCCGCAACGGCGGTCAGCGGGCTGCATGGCGCCGAATGGCGCGGCGCGGACGGGCGCACCGCGACCATCGCGACAACCGAAGCTTTCGAGCTTGCACGCCGGCATCTGCGTCGGCAGACGGCCGACATGCCCGGCGTCGTCTTCGAGGACAAGGGCGCTGCGATCGCCGCCCATTATCGCCTTGCCCCGGAGCGGGAAGCGCAGGTGCGCGAGCTGATGGAAGCCATCGCCGGTCCCGTCGTGGATGGATGGGAGCTTCAGGAGGGAAAGCAGGTCGTCGAGCTGCGCCCCCGCGGGCGCGACAAGGGCGATGCGCTGGTTTTCTTCATGAGTGAAACTCCCTTTCGCGGCCGCCGGCCCGTGGCCGTCGGCGACGACGTGACCGACGAGGCGATGTTCGCCGCCGCCAACCGGCTGGACGGCCTGTCCGTGCGGGTGGGCCTCGACGGCAGGCAAAGTCTCGCGCGGGGTCGCGTGCGCGCACCCTCGGACGTCCGCGACTGGCTTGCGAGGATATCGGCATGA
- a CDS encoding glycoside hydrolase family 15 protein has translation MNQPLFAPSLDLGVIGNSSSAALIDRNGSIVWMCAPRMDGDPVFCSLLGEGPDKPPGDGGRWSISLRNVATSEQRYLRNTAILETVLTDHDGNRLRITDFAPRFKANGRIFRPQTIVRLVEPVEGAPRIQVDLRPRHGYGAQEPETTRGTNHIRFLLGGQVLRMTTDAPVEFVERRTPFLLDRPCAFILGPDERLTQAPLHTARAFLEETENYWREWVRYLSLPIDFQDVVIRSAITLKLCSHEETGGIVAALTTSIPEYGQSGRTWDYRFCWLRDSYFTVKALNLLGATKTMEDYLGYVSNIAADSPDGYLQPLFGLGLERLLDERIVGDLPGYRGYGPVRSGNAAYTQVQNDGYGSVILSIMQCFFDERLPVMGGEALFGRLEPLGDQAFARWDQSDAGIWEFRTRNGVHTHSAMMCWAACDRLARIAVKLGLDSRAAHWCQRADIIRAGILERAWNEGMKSFVSSFGGADLDASLLLMPEIGFLPAQDPRFLSTLAACEAHLRFGNHLYRYRAPDDFGEPETAFTACTFWLIDALTRVGRKEDARAIFADVLKHRNHLGLLSEGLHVESGELWGNFPQTYSMVGLINAAMHLSRRWEDVL, from the coding sequence ATGAACCAGCCTCTGTTTGCGCCCTCCCTCGATCTCGGGGTGATCGGCAATTCGAGCAGCGCCGCGCTCATCGACCGCAACGGTTCCATCGTATGGATGTGCGCGCCGCGCATGGATGGCGATCCCGTCTTCTGCAGCCTGCTGGGGGAGGGGCCGGACAAGCCCCCCGGCGATGGCGGGCGCTGGTCGATAAGCCTGAGGAACGTGGCCACAAGCGAGCAGCGCTATCTGCGCAACACGGCCATTCTGGAAACGGTGCTGACCGACCATGACGGCAACCGGCTGCGCATCACCGATTTCGCGCCGCGCTTCAAGGCGAACGGCCGCATCTTCCGCCCGCAGACGATCGTGCGGCTGGTCGAGCCGGTGGAGGGCGCGCCGCGCATTCAGGTGGACCTGCGCCCGCGCCACGGCTACGGCGCGCAGGAGCCGGAAACGACGCGCGGCACCAATCATATCCGCTTCCTGCTCGGCGGGCAGGTGCTGCGGATGACCACCGACGCGCCGGTGGAGTTCGTCGAGCGCCGAACGCCGTTTCTGCTCGACCGGCCCTGCGCCTTCATCCTCGGCCCGGACGAGCGGCTGACGCAGGCGCCCCTGCATACCGCCCGCGCCTTTCTGGAGGAAACGGAGAACTACTGGCGCGAATGGGTGCGCTATCTGTCGCTGCCGATCGACTTTCAGGACGTGGTGATCCGCTCCGCCATCACCCTCAAGCTGTGCTCGCATGAGGAGACTGGCGGCATCGTCGCCGCGCTGACCACCTCCATCCCCGAGTACGGCCAGAGCGGGCGCACATGGGACTACCGCTTCTGCTGGCTGCGCGACTCCTACTTCACCGTCAAGGCACTCAACCTTCTGGGGGCAACGAAGACGATGGAGGACTATCTCGGCTATGTGTCGAACATCGCCGCCGACTCGCCCGACGGCTATCTGCAGCCGCTTTTCGGCCTCGGTCTGGAGCGTCTTCTCGACGAGAGGATCGTGGGCGACCTGCCCGGCTATCGCGGCTACGGCCCGGTGCGCAGCGGCAATGCGGCCTATACGCAGGTGCAGAACGACGGTTACGGCTCGGTGATCCTGTCGATCATGCAGTGCTTCTTCGACGAGCGCCTGCCGGTGATGGGCGGCGAGGCGCTGTTCGGCCGGCTGGAGCCGCTCGGCGATCAGGCCTTCGCGCGCTGGGACCAGTCGGACGCCGGCATCTGGGAGTTCCGCACCCGCAACGGCGTCCACACTCATTCCGCCATGATGTGCTGGGCGGCCTGCGACCGCCTGGCGCGCATCGCCGTGAAGCTTGGCCTCGACAGCCGCGCTGCGCACTGGTGCCAGCGCGCCGACATCATCCGCGCCGGCATACTGGAGCGCGCCTGGAACGAGGGCATGAAGAGCTTCGTCTCCTCCTTCGGCGGCGCCGACCTCGACGCCAGCCTGCTGCTGATGCCGGAGATCGGTTTCCTGCCGGCGCAGGACCCGCGCTTTCTGTCCACGCTCGCCGCCTGCGAGGCGCATCTGCGCTTCGGCAACCATCTCTACCGCTATCGCGCCCCGGACGATTTCGGCGAGCCGGAAACGGCATTCACCGCCTGCACCTTCTGGCTGATCGATGCGCTGACGCGCGTCGGCCGCAAGGAGGACGCGCGCGCCATCTTCGCCGACGTGCTGAAGCACAGGAACCATCTCGGCCTTCTCTCGGAAGGGCTGCATGTCGAGAGCGGTGAACTGTGGGGCAACTTCCCGCAGACCTATTCCATGGTGGGCCTGATCAATGCGGCGATGCACCTGTCGCGCCGCTGGGAGGATGTATTGTGA